DNA sequence from the Nicotiana tomentosiformis chromosome 3, ASM39032v3, whole genome shotgun sequence genome:
GAACAAATTGGTTATGGAGGACCTATTTTATGGGTTGAAGCAGTCAACATTGCATGCTACTATTAATAAGTGCATGATCAGGTCTCTTCTCGAGAAGTCTCTCTATGAACTGCTCAATGGGAGAAAACTCAAGCTGACTTACCTAGGAGCCTTTGGATGCAAAATGTTTTGTTCTCAacaatgggggaaaaggttcacataacaaagaagatgaagatgaagaattTACAAATGCTCCTTGTTAAGCTATATATATTGTAATAAAAAGGATGATTTAATTAGTCAAGTCAAGCAGAGCGATGAAGAAGATGCAGCAGAATCTCCAAAAGGCAtagaggaacctggtccctctATCACCCAACTGAAGCTGAACATAGGATTGATGATGTTGCATCAGGTACTCCTAATGAAGAACAAATAAGTGGAATTCATAATTCTGTTGATGTTAATGATGTTTCAAATATAGAGGAACATGGTTCTTCAAATTCTGAAGTTTTAGTTCTTCCAGGAGCTGCTGAAAAGATTTGAGATGGAGAATGCTAAGACCATTGATATACCTATTGCCACTACTACTCAGTTAGACATGGACGAACCTAGTTCTCCTATCAATTAAACTATGTTTAGGGGTATAGTTGGATCTCTTTTGTACTTGATTGTTGGCAAACCTCATATTATTTTTAGTGTTGGGTTGTGTTCTAGGTTCCAATCAAGCCCAAAATAATCTTACTTGAATGCTGTTAAAAGAATTTTGAGGTATCCTAAGGGAATGTAGGAACCGATCCTCTTCTATCCTTCAAGAGATAATTTTGACTTGGTTGGATATGTTGATGTTGATCATGTTAGATAGCTGGTGGATCAAAAGAGCACATCTGGAATAGCACATTTTCTGGGGTCATGCTTGATCTTTTGGGgtacaaaaaaataaaactttgTAGCTTTTTCCCCTACTGAAGCTGAATATGTAGATATTGCCTCTTGTTATGCTCAACTACTATGGATCAAGAAATAACTAGAAGATTTGGTTGTGTTTACAGATTGTGTGTCATTGTTGTGTGATAACACAAGAGATCTAAACACGGCAAAGAACCTGGTACAACACAAgaggacaaagcacattgatgtgcgaaATTACTTTTTGAGGGACAATGTTAAAAAAGGGATTATTTGTATGAAGGTTTGCAGATTAGGTAGCAAATATCTTCACCAAGGCGCTGAGCAGGAAACACTTTGAAAGAAATCATATGGAGTTGGGATTGATCAAGCTCAACTAAAGACATAGTCCATCGATGATTGTCTATGTTAACAAGGAAAGGTACAATGTTAAAAAGTACTTTTTGGCGACATCTAACTCAAATCTATACTTTTAGTGGTTTACACACTTGGCGGTTTCAAGACAAAACATGTAAGAGTAACACTGAACTTCTAGAAGATTTTGCCCAAATTTTCAAAAACCATCAAGGAAGCTGGTTCCGGTGACTCAGAATAGTAGTCTCTTCAATACTTATATGCCTTTTTAAACTTCTGAAGTGTCATGTCATTAATTTATTCCCGCCTCTCTCCTAATTTTTAAAGTCCAAAATGTTAAACCTTTTCTGAACTGACTTGTTGCcccaaaaaaataatttcttgtcTTACACCCAACCAAAATTGATTCTTTTCTTCAAAACCAAAATCCATATTGTCTCAAAAAGAATCCTTCTATCCAAATATTCCAGAAGTGAACCTAACTCTGTCACCTTCCAAAATCCTAACTCCATCTAGAAAACAGAAAAATAAGATTTCTTTGGTAGATTTTGATAGGAGTTTAATTGAAAGGGAACGGGGTAGATCTAATATTCTAGAGAGTGAGGCTGAAATTATTGTTGGGTTTGTAGAAGTCTTGAAGGATTGAGGAATTGGTGAATGTGCTGGAAAAGGGGGAACTAAATGAGGGACCTAGCCCTCAAGTCCTTCTCAAGATGTTAATTCTGATGATGATCTTTTTCTCTTAAGCTCTATGTTTAAACGAACCTCCAATCTAGTAAAAAGGATTGATGAAAAATAGGTTGATTGATGATGAAGTGGCATGACCTACTGATGTGGTGAATGTGGAAAAGAGAATGAAGTGAAAAATTCGAaagaattcaaaaaaaatggAGCAAAACGGAGAAAAGAAAGTCGGATAAGAAAGATACAACAGATGATAAGGGTGAACAGATTGAGAAGAAGAAGAGGGAGACTCGACCGTCAGGAAAAGAAAGGGTAGTGTGAGTGAGGAGCCTGGTTCCTTACAGAAGTAAAAGGTTGAGTTATCAGGAAGGAGACTATGAAGTCTCAAAATGTGTTGTTGGGCAGAGTGTTTGACTCTGATATTGCTGAAAAATGGAGGAACTTCTTGACAGTGTTGAGTTCCAAAAATAGAATTATCTCTTTGTTCCTCCAAGTCCCAAAGTTTATGATGAAGAAGTAAATATTTCTATGCAAATTTGTCTGTTACTGACGATGATACTCTGATGTTGTATGCGAATGGGACTGGGTTTGTTCTCGATGAGAAAAAGCTTGGTTAGATTCATAGTGTTTCGACTGATGGTTCAGCTCGCCCAGAGAAGTAGAGAACCAGGTCTCCCTGGTTCAGTGGCAGAATAGAATGCTTAGTTAACGGGTGAGAATGAAAGATTGAGGAAACTTGGGGAGGACCTGAGAGAGAAGATGATCATTGATAAGAGGACTATGAATGAACGCATGGACAAACTCATCAAGGCCTTAGCCCCTTAATTTTCTTCCTGCCGAGTAATCCATGTCGTTCACCCCTTCCAAATTTTCTCGAACTCCTATCTTCTTTTAACTCATGTGTTTGATGACATTGGTACTTTAGTTGTTTAAATTATCATATTCTGTATTGAAATACTATTATTTTGTTATAATTACTTTACTATGGGCAATCACTCTATTTTATGCAATGGCATtcacttgttgttcttgttattattTATGTTGTGTTGTCCAAGTGTCATGAGTTAATTTTGCTGAACTTCTTTTTGGTTGTGCTTCTTCTGTTATTCTTTTCAATGATGCCAAAAGCGGGAAGTTACATAGGTATTAACAGGAGGGGAGCAACATAATCGAATTGATATATTGTGTTGTGCATGAAAGATAGCTCTGCTTCGTAAGGGAAACGTTATTGTTAACATGTTGATTATAGGTCTGATGTGAGGAATCTGATTCTCAGGGGGGACATCAATTTtgggtttgtcatcatcaaaaagggggaaattgCTCTAAATTACATTATTTCATGTTTTGATGATTTACCAAACGTTCTCGAGGAACCAGATAGGGATCATGTGTGATCAGTATATGTAAGAGATCTAGTTCTCAGAGGGAATATCAATTCttagtttgtcatcatcaaaaggggGAAATTGATCACTTATGCTAATTTTTGTATTGATAATTTGCCAAGCAGTCTCGAGGAACCAGTTATGATCAGTTCCTTTGGTCTGGTTCTCAGGGAGAATATGGCTGATTCATATGGGAACAATGTGGAGATCTGGTTCTCAAGGGGAATATTACTTCTAAGtttatcatcatcaaaaaggggaaaatcGATAAGTTATGCGTCTTTTGTTTTGATAATTTGACAAACTTGATGAGAGAACCAGATACGGAACCTGATACAATTAGTTTCCTTGCGTTCAGAGTAACTAGTCAGATGTCTGGTTCAATTCTCAAATGAAATCTGATAAAGGAACATCACAGGGAACAGATAGGGATCAATTCCCCTGGTCGTCGTGCAGTCAACTCTACAGTTGTAAAAGATGTTGCACTGTACCGTCTGATAGTAGTACAACAGCACAGTTATAGTTTGCTAAGGCCAAACTAAAGGATACTTTATTGCATCATCCTTGATGACCCCCCACACACATATTCTTAACATTAGGCAAGGAATTTCATTCCCCAACACTTGCAAACCCTAAAATTGATTTTTCTCTCTCAAGTGCTAGCCACCAcctctttcaagaacaaagttgTTGCAACCTCAAGGACCAGATCCAGAGATTGAAGATATCTTAAGTTTGTCGAGTCtttgttattttgttcttcatttgTAATCCTACACTATTTTCAAGAAGTATCTTTGTAGGATATATTTAAACTACTATTTGGTTTagtttcttgactagagttagtcaaggtttattgctttgtaatagagttattgcaaAGGGCTTACGATAGAGTATTGTAAggggtgagggattaagagtttaattcctatattgcaataggttgtaatctaatgTTTGCTCGGTTTAGTGGAGTTGAAATCTTACTAGAGTATGTTGTGATTTTTAATCCCTTGAGCAAGGagtttttcacataaatatcGCGTGTTCTTTATTTACTGCCGATTTACCGTGGGAACAAATAGAGAACCTGGTCCCCTATACTGTTTGGTTTTAGAGTCTGTTGCTTactgtgggaactgatagagaactcggttctctatatagtttggtggaccttAGTTTACATCAATATATAAAAGATACtaaaatttcaacaaatattGAATTTGActataattttaaaagtataatGAGTTTAGTGCTAAACCTTGAAAGTCGAACCTAGCAAATTTAAATCATGGATCCACTCTCTTCCTCATCATCTTTTATCTCCATCACCCTTCTCTAAGGATGTGACTGCCCGTATTCCTGACCAAGTTGGACATTCTCATTAATTATCCTTCCCTTTTCTAATCCCATATTGGTTTTGTGAAATTAATGAAGGTGTTGGCTAATCTTTCATTAAAAATTGTATGAGGTAATTTTGGTTGAAAATTTTGCCAGGTTAATAGTTCTaaactcctactattgattatgATGCTCCAACTTTGGGATAAAACTAGTTACATGTGTGTATAGAATCTGGAAAATTGCAACCTTCAACTTATACTGTCACCATAAGGTCCATAGCCATTATTTCATGTCTTATGATCTCCTAACAAAGTCTGATAGAAGTTTTTGGGCATGAGTAATTCTTaacaaattatatatactaaattAAGGAATTTCAACTACGTCGCCTTCGACTCTATTCATCGATCTTTCTTCCATCTTTAATCAATATATGTCACATCTTAGGTCAATTTTATTTATCTCATACAGTACGGTTTACGTCAAATCTATACTTGGAAATGAGAACTAGTCTTGCCAAAAGAATAATAGAAATTAAAATCGTTCAAACTCTCGTGATGACTTAATTTGTATTCTTTAGAAAATTGTTATTACAGGGTAATAAGGTTGAAGTGAAAAAGAAGTATAGATGACCCAAATTGTGAAGTCAACGACAACCCTTTGAGAAAAGTAAGGGAACGACCATTATATACAGAGCTTAAACGTTTTATTTATTCATTAGATGTTGAATGAAATGTCGCAGTTTGCTTCAACAACCATCTCCTTACTTTTTTCTGCCTTAGAAAAATAAATCAAAAGCGATGATCGCAACGAATAACATGACCTTATTTCTTTTCTCCTATATTAAATTCAGCTCATTCAATGACGTACAAATATTCCTTCTAGCTTCTAAGCTAGCGTTTggtcataaatttttaaattttattttgaaaattctgATTTGGgtaaagtttggtttgaagatgaaaatgtatttggacatgatttttcaaaacatatttcactttttatttgaaaaaacatgaaatatgacttatacctcacaagttctaaaaactatcacaaatacccaatagtaccattatcacaaaccataatcctgaacataaataagtttggtacaaaattatcattttataatgaactatataaattattaattacaATGAAATCCCATTAGAGAATTACGGCtcctaattaaaaagaaaaagttaacTGATATGAGTATTCAGAAAGTCATTTAGCCTACAAATCAGAAGCAAAAGTAAGATGCACAAAGGATTGAGCTGATAAGGGAGCATATTCATCAAATATCTAGTTGGTCGTAATAAATGTGGGCTCTTTTACAAACTATAAAAGTTCAgggtaatatttaaaaaatttaaaaaatgtaaCGGTCATGTTTTGGTCCAAAATCAGcaattgaggtgattttgggattttggatttgggattttgccaaaatgtgggcaaaatctatggccaaacatgtgtttgtcaAATAAATCCCAAATATATTTTGGCAAAActcatggccaaacgggtcctaagtGTTTGAAGATCTATTTTCAATAGGAACAACTAAACTTTTTTTTATGACTGTGGTGTTCGGATCATCTTGCATGCCCCTTAACTATTTCACTAgatacatgttatatctttcactAACACATGTATTGAATAACTCTACATCTTTGATGTCGCTAGGATTTGAACCTGATGAACAACTAAATCTAAATCATATATGTCCAAAAACTTGTCTACCCGTTTCttatgaataaataaataaaagctatTGCTTGCTTAAAATAAGTATGAGTTTTTTGCAAGAAAATAATGATGCTCTTAAAAGTAATAATTTGGACCATCACGGTCGCTCATCTTTCTGCAAATTAACTTAGTAGTTTATATTTAATCAAGTTGAATTTGACTGAGTTTCATATAATGGTTTAGTACACTCCTAATTTTTCATATGTAAAGGTAACATTATAAATGTGCTTGTTTGAGACTTCCACTTACCATGCAAAAGGTAAAATTTAATTAGTAACCCTCTGTTTGACGATAATTACTCGTTTAACGTAATGCCATACGGGTAATCTTGATGACAAGTTTTATTAGATCCTTTCTAAGCCATAGTCTTTTCTCTTAGAAAAccagaaaaatataaaatgaaagaGAGTATATAATCTCCTGATGTCCATTGGAATTTTTTGAAAGTCAACTCAAGAACTCCAGGGAAAGAAAGAGGCTACTCAAAGTCACTATTTGCGGCTTAAATTGAGGACTTACAAGTGCCtagttttcaagaaaatattagaATATAACCAGGATTACATCAGTTCTAATTTCCAAACAAGGGCGGGATTAAATATATGACAGGGGTACCGATTCCCCGTCCTTTGCATAATATATTCTGCTCTTTCACTAATAAATCGACTAATTAAATTCATGTTTTTTCCATGGAAAAGGTCAGAAAAAGCCATCTTTTTCTCTAGAATTTATTTGTCAATGAGCATCTTGTATCTCATATGTGCTGTTTTGACCTTGTTCCAAAGTTTTTAGAACAAAACTAACTGGATTTATGTAGTACACTCTTACTGCATTTCTCTACGGCCAATAACCACAGAAGCACAGTAACTCAGTCCACCTTTAGGCATACTTAGCTTTCTACAAGCTCCAACTTATGTAAAACAATTTGATGTCATTGTTTTACTCACTGCTATGCTTATGCAGACATTGCAATTGAGTATAAATGCGCTATAATAGTGACTTAAGTCGCAATTTGAAGCTTAAAACTGATGCAAATACATTGCTATAAATCGGTTGCATTTCATCATATAAAGCAGTTGAGTTTAAAAGAGAAAAGAAGACCAAGCAAGGGTATTTTATTCAGAATGAGAAATATAGCAAAACCATCTTAATTTATTCTGAATCAGTTATCTTACAGAGAAAAGAGTGGAATTAACTTACATAAAGCAGCTTTACAGTTAGTCAACCCTCCCCTTGTCTTGCGTGCACCAATATCAAAAACAacatttcttttttaaaaagagAAGAAATTCTTAATACATATTTTCAGGAAAAGATAATGACAGCACTATTAATAGAAAGAAAATAGTTAGTCAACTTACATTGCTTTTTCATTTCCAGTTCACGAGCTGGAAATTTCTAAATgcatattttaaagaaaagattagGTTGATCAAGCATCAAAGTCAGAATCAATCTTGGAAAAAGAATTGCTAAACAATAATTTTTTGTTGATATGCCGTGGTACCTTGTTGTCTATTTTGTGTCTTATATACCATGCACTAGTGCTTCAATACCAAAAACATTTCTCAGAGCTATCATCTCTTGCTCCTTGACATTTTCCAGAATGGATGTTTTTTCCGCGACTTTTAATCTCCACACCTTCTTGTCTATCCATGTTGCACTTCCCTTGTTCTTATTCTTATTTTTCTCCCAATATGCTGCAGCTGCTACATTACTTGGCAATGAAACTGACAAACTTGCCTTACTCGGGTTCAAGTCCGAAATAACTGAAGATCCATCAGGAGTTTTGGCCTCTTGGAACGATTCTGTTAATTTCTGTCTATGGACTGGAGTAAGATGTGGCCTTAGACAGGAAAGAGTCATTAGCTTGAATCTAAAAGGGCTAAGCTTGGCAGGTCCAGTCTCAGCTCATCTCGGAAATCTTTCCTTGCTCAATTCTCTTGACCTTGCAGAAAATTCCTTCCATGATCAAATTCCTCGACAACTCAGCAAGCTGACAAGGCTTCAAAACCTGAATTTGAGTTTTAACTATCTAGGAGGGGAAATTCCAGTTAATCTATCACATTGTGTTAACCTCAAGAATCTTGTCCTCGACCACAACAATCTTGTGGGACATATTCCTGCCGAAGTTGGATCATTAACCAGGTTAGTGAAATTGTATCTCAAAAATAACAACCTGACAGGAGTCTTTCCAGGTTCTATTGGAAACCTTACATCTTTACAAGAATTGTATTTATCGTTCAACAATCTAGAGGGAGAATTACCAGCTTCTCTAGCTCGATTGACCAAGTTGAGACAACTTGGATTGTCAGTAAATAGGTTATCCGGGGAGTTCCCTCCTCCGTTATACAATTTGTCATCCCTGGAATTAATAGCGCTTTCCCATAACAACTTTTCTGGTAATCTCAGATCCGATTTAGGCCATTACTTCCCTAACCTCCAAAAACTTTACTTGGCAGAATGTCAATTTATTGGTTCCATACCATCCTCTTTGGCTAATGCTTCGAAATTGCTACAGCTTGATTTTCCTGTAAACAATTTCACTGGAAATGTACCTAAGAGTTTCGGTAACTTGGGAAATTTGCTGTGGCTCAATGTTGGGAGTAACCATCTCGGATATGGTGCGGACGATGACCTCAACTTTGTAAGTTCTCTTACCAATTGCAGCAGTCTACTGACGCTCCATTTTGGAGACAACCAGTATGGAGGTACATTACCCCATGCAATAGCCAATCTTTCTAGTCAGTTACAACGCCTAATTCTCAACGGAAATAGAATTGATGGAAGCATACCCAAAGAGATCTCAAACCTGGTAAACTTGAATCTACTTGACATGAGTTATAACAATCTTACAGGTGGCATTCCAGATTCTATTGGAAGACTTACAAACTTGGGAAGTCTCAACTTGGGTAACAATCTCTTGATGAAAGGGGTCATCCCTTCTTCACTAGGAAATCTCACTAAACTCGTGTATCTTTATTTGGGGTATAACGGGTTAGAGGGTAACATACCTTCAACCTTGGGAAACTGTAACCAACTGCTAAGATTGGACATTGCTGAAAACAATCTGACTGGAACTATACCACAGGAACTTATTGCTCTCTCATCCCTCACAAAAATTTATGCATATTATAACTCTTTTACTGGTCCGTTGCCAGTGTACATTGGTAACTGGAGTCAACTTACTTATCTTGATTTTTCCTACAACAACTTTTCGGGTATGATTCCACGAACTCTGGGAAAATGCTTGGCCTTGGGGGACATCTATATGAAGGGAAACTCCCTCCAAGGGACCATTCCCAATTTAGAAGATTTACAGGATCTCCAGTTCTTAGATCTTTCCCTCAACAACCTATCAGGGCCAATCCCTCAATTCATTGCAAATCTTACTTCCTTACTCTCCTTTAACTTATCTTTTAACAATCTAGAGGGCGAGGTTCCTGTCACCGGAATATTTTCAAATGTGACTGCAGATGTATTTGTCGGGAACTCCAAGCTTTGTGGTGGGATTCAAGAGCTGCATTTACCACCTTGTGTTTATCAAGAAACTCAAAAAACACGGAAGAAGCATGTACTTGCCCTCAAGTTTATATTGATCATTGTTTTTGTTGCTTCACTTTCTATCCTGACCTTGTTAGTAGTTTTCCTTTGTTTGAGAAGAAATTTGAAAAAAGATCAACCAGCTGATAGACCTAAATCTGCGAACTTCTATCCCAATATTTCTTACGAAGGGCTCCGCAATGCAACTGGTGGATTTTCTTCTGAAAATCTGATTGGCTCTGGCAGCTTCGGAACTGTTTACAAGGGATCTTTGGCCTCTGATGGGGCGGTCGTTGCTGTCAAGGTACTCAATCTCCAGCATCAAGGTGCTTCTAAAAGCTTCATAGCAGAATGCCAAGCATTGAGAAACATTAGGCACCGGAACCTTGTTAAAGTCATCACAGCATGCTCTGGTTCTGATTTTAAGGGAAACGAGTTTAAAGCGTTGGTGTTTGAGTTCATGCAGAACGGGAGCTTGGAAGAGTGGCTGCATCCAAAGGCAGAGACACAAAGGAGCAGCTTGACAATTCTTCAGAGAATACATATTATACTAGATGCAGCTTCTGCACTGCATTATCTTCATCATCAGTGCCAAACACCCATGATTCACTGTGATATAAAACCACAGAACATTCTTCTTGATGAAGATCTCACAGCTCATCTTGGAGATTTTGGTTTGGTTAGACTCGTTCCTGGATTCAGTATAGAACCCAATCTACATCAGTTTAGCTCATTTGGAGTTATGGGAACCATTGGCTATGCAGCTCCAGGTAAACTAAAACTGCGAAAACACAGATTGAAAGACATACGATATGAAATTACAGTGTATATATAGAATACACAATATGTTTTCTTCTAATAATAGTGGTTAATTTATAAGCTCAATTTTCTTGTTGCAGAATACGGCATGGGTGGTAAGGTCTCCATTTTAGGAGATATGTACAGTTTTGGAATCCTAATATTGGAGATATTCACTGGAAGAAGACCCACAGACACTTTGTTCCAAGAAAGCTCTAGTCTCCATCACTTTGTGGAAACAGCATTACCAGATAGAGCAATGGAGATTCTAGACAAAACAGCTCTAAATGGTGACataatgccgaaaccaaccaatgGAGAAGAATATTGGGCCAGTATGAAGAAAGAACAGATGGAATGCTTGGTTCGCATACTTGACATTGGAGTTGCATGTTCAGCTGAATCCCCAAGAGACAGATTGACCATGAGACAAGTTTACAGTAAGTTGACACAAATCAGACAAGATTTTCTAGGAGCAGAAGATGTGACGAGGCGATTGAGGCCATAGGTTACAACTTACAAGTGAAAGCATTGGATTTTAATCTAAAATGTTTTGCTAGTTTTAAATTCTGTCAATTTGGTAAGAAAAATGTGAAAGCGTTGTATTTATAACAGGTTTCAAATTGCAGTAGAATTTTCAGTATGCAGAAGAACTAAAGTAGCACGTAGCATATTCCTTGAGTTGACACTAATGGCTTTAGTTTAGGAAATTACATGTTAGTTCTAGACTTCTATATTAGGGTGGAAGAATCGGATGCATAAAGCATCTGCTAATAAACAACGAAAATTGGTACAGCCTATTCAGGAAGTTAATACAATTAGTTAATTAGGTAATTGAGGGGGAACTCAGCATCTACAGAATGCTTGATTCCATCATTGTATTGCTTATTTGATATTCCTACAAATAGTGAAAAATCAAATCTCTATTTAATTAGTGATTCTCCTTAACTAGACATTGAAAATTGGCGGACTGATCATGTGTGGTGTCAAAATGAAATTTACTTCTTTTAAAAGGAAGAATTAGCTAATCAATAAGCAAAACAATACTCAAAGTGTTCCATAATACGATTCCATTGTTACAGGGAAATAAAGCCGGGGCCAAACTCTAATGTCAAATTATTAGTAAGCCCCGAGGTAAGCTAACATCATAGGATAATTTGAACCTGAAATAGTGAAATTACAAGGATTGATAGACGATACCCAAAAAGCTAGGGACTCATTTACAGTAACGGTCAGCTTTCTTCTTGACCCGGTCATCAAGGGCATCTTCAACGGACTTGACTTTTGCATTCGGGTCGTACCCGAATTTCCTGGCCTCGATCGGGAACAACTCATCGTATTTCCTACGCTTAGCGGCGTCAATCGTATAAATATCATCGGGAGCAGCATCAGCATCTTGTTCAGTAGCGGCGACGGCGGCGTCACCGGTCAAAGGCTCGTCGGAAACGACGTCGTCGATGGActtgttcttctttttcttcttcttcttcttgtcgATTGCTTTGCTGCGGCTAGCTACTGCGCCTCCCTTGAAGGTTAACCGACCTCCTTTCACTTTCTCGTACGGGTCCGACATGGATCTTCCTTTGCTTTCTTCTCTGTTAATTCCTGCTGATTTAATAATTTGACGGGTAATAAGGTTTTGCAATACAAATTGTGAAAAAGGAAGAAAACTATGGTAGGTACATATTGTAAATTTGAGCTGAAATAAGGGTTCATACTTTATGCGGCTTGAAGGCAATAGATACCGGAGGCAAAAGGACTAAAATAGTGGTGCACTTTTTAGTGCTGCAGTTCATATTCTTTAAtaaagtggtgcacttttagtctCCGTCAAAAACATATGTTAGTTGTTTAAGGGAAAGAACCTCACATGCCAGCATATGATATTTATTTCCTCAAAAAACAAATACTACTATACTATTAATCCTATCGAGTTACTCTTTAGCTTGAAAAAGTGTACTGTAGCAGTCAGAGGCAGATTTAGAATTTGAAGGTAGCGGGTGCCAATTTTCTTTAATGTATATCTTGTAATAACTAATACAAAATTTGTTAAGAATATTTATTTAGTTTATTGAGTTTATTCGGGTCAACCTAAAAGGTATTTTGTATTTGCAAATATAAAAATTACAtcccaaatataaaaaaaaacaaaCGTAATTAGTATTTTAAATAAGAAATATCGCCTTTATTATAACAATACAAGTAAATCAACATTTTCACTAGGAAATTAAAGCAAATACAGTCTTAATATTGAAATAGCGATATttttgttagaagcattatcaaaagaCATACACAATACTTTTTTATTAAGATTGTAAAATACAACAACTTCGCAAATAGTAGTACTTATAAAAATAgcagtatgactttgatcttcatcatatttaaaagcgatAATTATTGCAAtaattatcatctatccaatgaCATGTAATTGTCAAATAATCATTT
Encoded proteins:
- the LOC104103224 gene encoding putative receptor-like protein kinase At3g47110, whose product is MDVFSATFNLHTFLSIHVALPLFLFLFFSQYAAAATLLGNETDKLALLGFKSEITEDPSGVLASWNDSVNFCLWTGVRCGLRQERVISLNLKGLSLAGPVSAHLGNLSLLNSLDLAENSFHDQIPRQLSKLTRLQNLNLSFNYLGGEIPVNLSHCVNLKNLVLDHNNLVGHIPAEVGSLTRLVKLYLKNNNLTGVFPGSIGNLTSLQELYLSFNNLEGELPASLARLTKLRQLGLSVNRLSGEFPPPLYNLSSLELIALSHNNFSGNLRSDLGHYFPNLQKLYLAECQFIGSIPSSLANASKLLQLDFPVNNFTGNVPKSFGNLGNLLWLNVGSNHLGYGADDDLNFVSSLTNCSSLLTLHFGDNQYGGTLPHAIANLSSQLQRLILNGNRIDGSIPKEISNLVNLNLLDMSYNNLTGGIPDSIGRLTNLGSLNLGNNLLMKGVIPSSLGNLTKLVYLYLGYNGLEGNIPSTLGNCNQLLRLDIAENNLTGTIPQELIALSSLTKIYAYYNSFTGPLPVYIGNWSQLTYLDFSYNNFSGMIPRTLGKCLALGDIYMKGNSLQGTIPNLEDLQDLQFLDLSLNNLSGPIPQFIANLTSLLSFNLSFNNLEGEVPVTGIFSNVTADVFVGNSKLCGGIQELHLPPCVYQETQKTRKKHVLALKFILIIVFVASLSILTLLVVFLCLRRNLKKDQPADRPKSANFYPNISYEGLRNATGGFSSENLIGSGSFGTVYKGSLASDGAVVAVKVLNLQHQGASKSFIAECQALRNIRHRNLVKVITACSGSDFKGNEFKALVFEFMQNGSLEEWLHPKAETQRSSLTILQRIHIILDAASALHYLHHQCQTPMIHCDIKPQNILLDEDLTAHLGDFGLVRLVPGFSIEPNLHQFSSFGVMGTIGYAAPEYGMGGKVSILGDMYSFGILILEIFTGRRPTDTLFQESSSLHHFVETALPDRAMEILDKTALNGDIMPKPTNGEEYWASMKKEQMECLVRILDIGVACSAESPRDRLTMRQVYSKLTQIRQDFLGAEDVTRRLRP
- the LOC104103225 gene encoding uncharacterized protein, with product MSDPYEKVKGGRLTFKGGAVASRSKAIDKKKKKKKKNKSIDDVVSDEPLTGDAAVAATEQDADAAPDDIYTIDAAKRRKYDELFPIEARKFGYDPNAKVKSVEDALDDRVKKKADRYCK